A genomic segment from Tuwongella immobilis encodes:
- a CDS encoding circularly permuted type 2 ATP-grasp protein has translation MPSLQAMATRTSLFRNYSMVGFDEMFDQFGQTRPHYFPMLEQLEQLGRSSLEEQARLADNMMRQQGITFTVYGRSQGVDRIIPFDPIPRIIPHDEWAMIEAGLKQRVHALNLFVHDVYHDRRILKDGWVPADLVLGASGYRREMNGIQVPQDIYIHISGIDLIRGADGQYMVLEDNCRTPSGVSYVLKNRELMKQAFPSLFESYSVQPVDDYAANLLDVLRFAAPPDKADPNIVILTPGVYNSAYYEHSFLARQMGIELVEGRDLVLDNGNVFMRTTRGLERVDVIYRRVDDDFLDPLNFRRDSQLGVAGLMGAYRAGRIGLANAVGPGVVDDKGIYPFVPDIIRYYLGEDPILPNVETFRPLIPSHRSHILANLDKLVVKAVDASGGYGMLIGPASTREQQDEFARKIEANPRGYIAQPTISLSQHPTLVDGGKLEGRHIDLRPFVLYGREIKVLQGGLTRVALPKGSLVVNSSQGGGTKDTWVLRGPRSESPSTAVTMMQQQSQTQST, from the coding sequence ATGCCCAGCTTGCAAGCGATGGCGACTCGCACGAGTTTATTTCGCAACTACTCCATGGTGGGATTCGATGAGATGTTTGACCAATTCGGTCAAACCCGTCCCCACTATTTTCCGATGCTCGAACAACTTGAGCAACTCGGACGCAGCAGCCTGGAAGAACAGGCGCGACTTGCCGACAACATGATGCGGCAACAAGGGATTACCTTCACCGTCTACGGCCGAAGCCAAGGCGTCGATCGCATCATCCCCTTCGACCCCATCCCCCGCATCATCCCGCACGATGAGTGGGCGATGATCGAAGCCGGGCTGAAACAACGAGTCCACGCCCTCAATCTGTTCGTCCACGACGTTTACCACGATCGTCGCATTCTGAAAGATGGCTGGGTGCCAGCCGACCTCGTCCTCGGTGCCTCCGGGTATCGCCGCGAGATGAACGGCATTCAAGTGCCACAGGATATTTATATCCACATCTCCGGAATCGACCTGATTCGCGGTGCCGACGGTCAGTACATGGTGCTGGAAGACAATTGCCGCACCCCCTCCGGCGTGAGCTATGTGCTCAAAAACCGCGAGCTGATGAAGCAGGCCTTCCCGTCGCTGTTTGAATCGTACAGCGTGCAGCCGGTGGATGATTACGCCGCCAATCTGCTCGACGTGCTGCGATTTGCCGCGCCACCCGATAAAGCCGATCCGAATATCGTCATCCTCACGCCCGGTGTCTACAACTCCGCCTATTACGAACACAGCTTCCTTGCCCGACAAATGGGCATCGAGCTGGTCGAAGGCCGCGACTTGGTGCTCGACAACGGCAACGTGTTCATGCGAACGACCCGCGGCTTGGAACGCGTCGATGTCATCTACCGCCGCGTCGATGATGACTTCCTCGACCCGCTTAACTTCCGCCGTGATAGCCAGTTAGGCGTCGCCGGCCTCATGGGTGCCTATCGCGCCGGTCGAATCGGCCTGGCCAACGCCGTCGGCCCCGGCGTCGTCGATGACAAGGGCATCTACCCGTTTGTCCCCGACATTATCCGCTATTATCTGGGCGAAGATCCGATTCTCCCGAATGTCGAAACATTCCGACCGCTGATCCCCAGCCATCGCTCGCATATTCTGGCGAACCTCGACAAACTGGTCGTCAAGGCGGTCGATGCCTCGGGTGGTTATGGCATGCTCATCGGCCCCGCTTCGACCCGCGAACAGCAAGACGAATTTGCCCGCAAGATCGAAGCCAACCCGCGAGGCTACATCGCCCAACCGACGATTTCGCTCAGCCAACACCCCACACTCGTGGACGGCGGGAAACTCGAAGGCCGACATATCGACCTGCGCCCCTTCGTGCTCTACGGCCGCGAAATCAAAGTCCTCCAAGGCGGCCTGACCCGAGTCGCGCTCCCCAAAGGAAGCCTCGTCGTCAACAGCTCTCAAGGCGGCGGCACCAAAGATACCTGGGTTCTCCGCGGCCCCCGCAGCGAATCCCCATCCACCGCCGTCACCATGATGCAACAACAATCCCAAACCCAATCCACCTAA
- a CDS encoding right-handed parallel beta-helix repeat-containing protein codes for MSNSNPSIPQSELSHRRQFLRASLAAGAAFAGIRAADAEEPTRAAPRAVSGDPIEPNWDERLTITVGTKDADLVGTNEKVIQAAVDLVARRGGGTVKILPGVYRLRNAVTLASNIRLQGSGADSVLIKEPSIGTKLVADTDWYDQEITLADASGFRVGDGICLRAKSPHSGAMQVVKRTLVARSGNRFKLDRAVRENFWQLGNSTVETLFPILTGEFLEQVKIDNLTLDGNRSKNAELDGNYAGCIFLQDCRGIRIERVDAGNYHGDGISFQICHDVHVEECYSHDHSGLGMHPGSGSQRPVMRRNRLERNQIGIFFCWGVKNGIAEENRCIGNRGSGISIGHRDTDNLIRKNRIESSGEVGILFRPERGPSFAGHRNLILENEIVDSGGDAGIAIDVQGGTEEIRIIQNRIEETRGKMNRIGIRLGKSTQRLTLKDNRIQGVLQAIQDLRGS; via the coding sequence GTGTCCAATTCAAATCCTTCCATCCCGCAATCGGAATTGTCGCATCGTCGGCAGTTTCTTCGAGCATCGCTTGCAGCCGGGGCAGCCTTCGCAGGCATTCGCGCTGCGGATGCGGAGGAACCGACTCGGGCCGCTCCGCGTGCGGTTTCCGGCGATCCGATCGAGCCGAATTGGGACGAACGCTTGACCATTACGGTCGGCACCAAAGACGCGGATCTTGTCGGCACCAATGAGAAGGTCATTCAGGCGGCCGTGGATCTGGTGGCGCGTCGCGGTGGCGGCACGGTGAAAATTCTGCCCGGCGTCTATCGATTGCGAAATGCCGTCACGCTGGCATCGAATATCCGATTGCAGGGGAGTGGGGCCGATTCGGTGCTCATCAAAGAGCCATCGATTGGCACCAAGTTGGTGGCGGATACCGACTGGTACGATCAAGAGATTACCTTGGCCGATGCCAGCGGATTTCGGGTGGGCGACGGGATCTGTCTGCGGGCGAAATCACCGCACAGCGGGGCGATGCAGGTGGTCAAACGCACGCTCGTGGCCCGGAGTGGAAATCGATTCAAATTGGATCGCGCTGTTCGTGAGAATTTCTGGCAATTGGGCAATAGCACGGTCGAAACACTTTTTCCGATTCTCACCGGCGAATTCCTGGAACAGGTGAAAATCGACAATCTCACGCTGGATGGCAATCGATCGAAGAATGCGGAACTCGATGGCAACTATGCCGGGTGTATCTTTCTCCAAGATTGCCGTGGGATTCGCATCGAACGTGTGGACGCAGGCAATTACCATGGTGATGGTATTTCTTTCCAGATTTGTCATGACGTGCATGTCGAGGAATGTTATAGTCACGATCATTCCGGCCTGGGGATGCACCCCGGCAGCGGGTCGCAGCGGCCGGTGATGCGACGGAACCGCTTGGAACGAAATCAGATCGGGATTTTTTTTTGCTGGGGCGTGAAGAACGGCATCGCTGAAGAGAATCGCTGCATTGGCAATCGTGGCAGCGGAATTTCGATTGGCCATCGCGATACCGATAACCTGATCCGCAAAAATCGGATCGAATCCAGTGGCGAAGTGGGCATCCTGTTCCGCCCCGAGCGTGGCCCGAGTTTCGCAGGCCACCGCAATTTGATCCTCGAAAATGAAATTGTTGACAGTGGCGGAGACGCCGGAATCGCCATCGACGTCCAAGGCGGAACCGAAGAAATTCGAATCATTCAAAATCGGATCGAAGAAACACGAGGCAAGATGAATCGAATCGGAATTCGCCTCGGGAAATCAACGCAACGCCTGACGTTGAAAGACAATCGGATTCAGGGAGTTCTTCAAGCGATTCAAGATCTTCGAGGAAGTTGA
- a CDS encoding DUF1559 domain-containing protein, with product MRQPLSRRSAFTLIELLVVIAIIAILIGLLLPAVQKVREAAARMQCQNNLKQIGLAFHNYHDANQFFPPAGSDGPNTNCCSANTRVGWTWMYYILPYIEQENVFNNTNDTVVANAAIRTYYCPSRRQPTVYSNGARSDYAGNGGWTMGEEGTRGMLVRQWRNPTSAKPIDAPIEQRRRMTDVSDGLTNTIMVGEKQVHHTTLGSAGGDNERWNNSGWDQDHVRFGELVPQDDSLHPKSTAATFWSVRFGSSHTGGFNAALGDGSVRFVRYGIDSANWARYCLIADGEVLNVD from the coding sequence ATGCGACAGCCTCTTTCGCGGCGCTCGGCATTTACGTTGATTGAGTTGTTGGTGGTGATTGCCATCATCGCAATTTTGATCGGCTTGCTGCTGCCAGCGGTGCAAAAGGTGCGAGAAGCCGCAGCCCGCATGCAGTGCCAGAATAACCTCAAGCAAATTGGCCTGGCCTTCCACAACTACCACGACGCCAATCAGTTCTTCCCGCCCGCCGGTTCCGATGGTCCCAACACGAACTGCTGCTCGGCCAACACCCGCGTCGGCTGGACCTGGATGTATTACATTCTGCCGTATATTGAACAAGAAAACGTCTTCAACAATACGAACGACACCGTTGTCGCCAACGCAGCCATTCGCACCTACTATTGCCCGTCGCGTCGTCAGCCGACCGTGTACAGCAACGGCGCTCGATCCGACTACGCCGGCAACGGTGGCTGGACGATGGGCGAAGAAGGCACCCGTGGGATGCTCGTGCGGCAATGGCGGAATCCCACCAGTGCCAAGCCGATTGATGCCCCCATTGAACAACGTCGTCGCATGACCGATGTCAGCGATGGATTGACCAACACGATCATGGTGGGGGAAAAGCAAGTCCACCATACCACCCTTGGCTCCGCAGGTGGCGATAACGAACGTTGGAACAACTCCGGTTGGGATCAAGACCACGTCCGATTCGGGGAATTGGTGCCGCAAGACGATTCGCTGCATCCCAAATCGACTGCTGCCACCTTCTGGTCGGTTCGCTTCGGTAGCTCGCATACCGGCGGATTCAACGCCGCGCTGGGCGATGGCTCGGTGCGCTTCGTGCGTTATGGCATCGATTCGGCCAACTGGGCCCGCTATTGCCTCATTGCCGATGGTGAAGTGCTGAACGTTGACTGA
- a CDS encoding DUF2760 domain-containing protein → MQFDLVSALLGLVVGVSSVIAVMMAQSGGNVGQGLRLGRRVKTDPEFARKLEALLNPPPPPPPAPVKPDGTPVRLLGILQREARLVDFLLEDIAPYSDDQIGSSVRDIHRKAQAALKESLTFEPVITGEEGASVTVATGFDPAAIRLLGNVAGKPPFQGTLQHHGWRVKVVKLPAPAEGQDEFVIHPAEVELPGA, encoded by the coding sequence ATGCAGTTCGATCTGGTATCGGCTCTGCTGGGATTGGTCGTCGGCGTGTCCAGTGTGATCGCCGTCATGATGGCGCAAAGTGGAGGCAACGTGGGCCAGGGACTCCGCCTGGGGCGTCGCGTCAAGACCGACCCCGAATTCGCCCGCAAACTGGAAGCGCTGCTGAATCCCCCGCCACCGCCGCCACCGGCTCCGGTAAAGCCGGACGGCACCCCCGTGCGATTGCTCGGTATCTTGCAGCGGGAAGCGCGGCTGGTCGATTTCTTGCTCGAAGATATTGCGCCGTATTCGGATGACCAAATCGGCTCCTCCGTGCGGGATATTCACCGCAAGGCCCAAGCGGCGCTCAAGGAATCGCTGACCTTTGAGCCGGTCATCACAGGCGAAGAAGGTGCGAGCGTGACCGTCGCCACCGGATTCGACCCCGCCGCCATTCGCTTGCTGGGCAATGTCGCGGGCAAACCCCCGTTCCAAGGAACGCTCCAACATCACGGCTGGCGTGTGAAAGTCGTCAAACTCCCGGCTCCTGCCGAAGGCCAAGACGAATTCGTCATCCATCCCGCCGAAGTCGAACTTCCCGGCGCATGA
- a CDS encoding ABC transporter permease: protein MESTSPVTLPMPRYHRWLPYFAVLQTDIRQTLRSWIFRLWLLVTVGAAVGYILYKLGIYREAGLIQKASILTTDLIRGIIYGSMAMIAMLTVSSIASERGTLADSVLCRGISRSQYYLAKWHARLIVILGTFSLISLGVFVSAITFINEELSWRGGLTAILLLTMLLASMVSMGVAISGMCHSSIMGISILLLILYGGSFALQLLPDSVPSPDRLLAMMPTLLRGQMDSNMITTVLTSSLVLSLATGFGGLIGFTRRDL, encoded by the coding sequence ATGGAATCGACTTCACCGGTGACGTTGCCGATGCCTCGTTATCATCGGTGGCTGCCGTATTTCGCCGTCTTGCAAACGGATATTCGTCAGACGCTCCGCAGTTGGATTTTCCGTCTTTGGCTGCTCGTAACCGTTGGTGCAGCCGTGGGTTACATTCTGTACAAACTCGGCATCTACCGCGAAGCCGGGCTGATTCAGAAAGCCTCGATTCTCACCACCGACTTGATTCGCGGCATCATCTACGGCAGCATGGCGATGATTGCCATGCTCACCGTCTCCAGCATCGCCTCGGAGCGCGGCACGCTCGCCGATAGCGTCCTTTGCCGTGGCATCAGTCGCTCGCAATACTATCTCGCCAAGTGGCACGCACGTCTGATTGTCATCCTCGGCACATTTTCGCTCATTAGCCTAGGCGTCTTTGTTAGTGCCATCACCTTCATCAACGAAGAATTGTCCTGGCGCGGCGGACTGACGGCGATCTTACTGTTGACGATGCTGCTGGCCTCGATGGTCTCCATGGGCGTGGCGATTAGCGGCATGTGCCATTCGTCCATCATGGGAATCAGCATTTTATTGTTGATCCTCTACGGCGGCAGCTTCGCCCTGCAATTGCTCCCCGACTCGGTCCCGTCCCCGGATCGACTTCTGGCCATGATGCCCACTCTGCTTCGTGGGCAGATGGATTCCAACATGATTACCACCGTGCTCACCAGTTCGCTCGTGCTGTCACTGGCGACGGGGTTCGGTGGGTTGATCGGGTTCACCCGCCGCGATTTGTGA
- a CDS encoding serine/threonine-protein kinase: MLNEIGRGSSSIVFQAVHLELQRNVAIKIPLTEDPTQRQLYADHFRMEARLMALVDHPHVVRIHDFEEHGDWPYLVMEYIKGVTLDDLLRQSGRMRWDNALRMIRQVTLGLHAIARVGLVHRDVKPANILIGRDGAIKLTDLGLALNRNHARDPECDDDAPIGTAAYMAPEQANPHSDIDSRADIYSLGVVFYHVLAGHMPYHAISSKEMIRLHRESEPPPLEYAAPEIPDSIVKLVRRMMAKNPAERPPTLDALWVEIRKLEARLTQPASPVNPLDGPLAV, encoded by the coding sequence ATGCTCAACGAAATTGGTCGCGGTTCGTCGAGCATTGTGTTCCAAGCGGTTCACCTCGAACTGCAACGCAATGTGGCCATTAAGATTCCGCTCACGGAAGATCCAACCCAGCGTCAACTCTATGCCGATCACTTTCGCATGGAGGCCCGATTGATGGCGCTGGTGGATCACCCCCACGTCGTGCGGATTCACGACTTTGAAGAACATGGCGATTGGCCGTACCTCGTGATGGAATACATCAAAGGGGTGACATTGGATGATTTGCTGCGGCAATCGGGACGAATGCGCTGGGATAATGCCCTGCGGATGATTCGCCAGGTGACGCTGGGGCTGCACGCAATTGCCCGAGTTGGGCTGGTGCATCGGGATGTCAAGCCGGCGAATATCTTGATTGGTCGGGATGGCGCGATCAAACTCACGGATTTGGGGCTGGCTCTGAATCGCAACCACGCGCGCGACCCCGAATGCGACGATGATGCCCCGATTGGCACGGCAGCGTACATGGCCCCCGAACAGGCCAACCCCCACTCCGATATTGATTCGCGGGCAGACATCTATTCGCTCGGCGTGGTGTTTTACCATGTGTTGGCCGGTCATATGCCGTATCACGCGATTAGCTCCAAGGAGATGATCCGGCTGCATCGCGAATCGGAACCGCCACCCTTGGAATATGCGGCACCCGAAATCCCGGATTCCATTGTGAAGTTGGTCCGTCGCATGATGGCGAAGAATCCCGCCGAGCGGCCCCCAACCTTGGATGCCCTGTGGGTGGAAATCCGCAAGCTGGAAGCCCGCCTGACGCAACCGGCCTCACCCGTTAATCCGTTGGATGGTCCGTTGGCCGTGTGA
- a CDS encoding ABC transporter ATP-binding protein, which yields MTTELVSEKIIETDHLTKIYQNRQIALNDVTLTIEKGWILGLLGPNGAGKTTFLRLVLGLHRPTAGTVRVFGQPMTPNAAMLRRRIGYIPTNPKFPPGMTPITYLDYIARLFGLPSSIRKPRLASLIRAVDLLRHSGEPIANFSVGMNARLAVAASLINKPDLLIWDEPTHGLDIEARRGMLELIKTLADDKTIILSSHNLSDVDEVCNHAAVLSQGQLIFSDSLQELKGRIRKNHYELDLDGEQKAITKVMTQLKTIGDFKLVNLRGRRLELRLSDDASNTGLLGQLFQMLHDSKVSLISIRSVGQQTEQAFLDLVEKEESRGFIRLYDQSEAA from the coding sequence GTGACGACGGAGTTGGTCAGCGAAAAAATTATCGAGACAGACCATCTCACCAAGATCTATCAGAATCGCCAGATCGCCCTCAACGATGTCACCTTGACCATCGAAAAGGGTTGGATTCTGGGCCTGCTAGGTCCCAATGGGGCGGGAAAAACCACGTTTCTGCGGCTGGTGCTGGGATTGCACCGGCCGACAGCGGGGACCGTCCGCGTCTTCGGCCAACCGATGACTCCGAACGCCGCCATGCTGCGACGCCGCATCGGCTACATCCCCACCAATCCCAAATTTCCACCGGGGATGACGCCGATTACCTACTTGGACTACATTGCCCGACTCTTCGGCCTCCCCAGTTCGATTCGCAAACCGCGACTGGCATCGCTGATTCGTGCAGTCGATCTGCTGCGACACTCCGGAGAGCCGATTGCGAACTTTTCCGTGGGCATGAACGCCCGACTCGCCGTCGCCGCCAGCCTCATCAACAAGCCCGACTTGCTGATCTGGGACGAACCGACGCACGGGTTGGACATCGAAGCGCGTCGTGGCATGCTCGAATTGATCAAAACATTAGCAGACGACAAGACCATCATCCTCTCCAGCCACAATCTGAGCGATGTCGATGAAGTCTGCAACCACGCCGCCGTGCTCAGCCAAGGGCAACTCATCTTCAGCGATTCGCTGCAAGAACTGAAGGGCCGCATTCGCAAGAATCACTACGAATTGGACCTGGACGGCGAGCAAAAAGCGATCACCAAGGTGATGACGCAACTCAAGACCATCGGCGACTTTAAGCTTGTCAACCTTCGGGGCCGACGTTTGGAATTGCGACTCTCCGACGATGCCTCCAATACCGGACTATTGGGCCAACTGTTCCAAATGCTGCACGATAGCAAAGTGTCGTTGATTAGCATTCGCAGCGTGGGCCAGCAGACCGAACAGGCGTTCCTGGATTTGGTCGAGAAGGAAGAATCTCGCGGATTTATCCGACTATACGATCAATCGGAAGCGGCATAA
- the purM gene encoding phosphoribosylformylglycinamidine cyclo-ligase, translating into MSEITYRDAGLNLDTYEETLEGIRPLMLRTQDRTRVLDGFGGFASLFDLDPNRWLFNRKYRKPVLVTCTDGVGTKLKIATMMDRYETVGIDLVAMSVNDALCTGAEPLVFLDYLAMPKDDPTLTKRLMVGMSEGCMQAQCSLTGGETAILPDFYAPGDFDMAGFCVGVVDKDRIIDGKQIQVGDAVIGLESSGIHSNGYSLVRKLAFDIAKLGVHDRVPELSQTVGETLLTPTRIYVQAVHAILRNYPVKKRVVRGLAHITGGGLVDNVPRILPPGRRVFLKRGSWPIPPVFTWLQGIGNVPQAEMDRVFNMGIGFVMVVAPYFAESIIRQLAAEGVPAHLIGEVREGEPAVEWVS; encoded by the coding sequence ATGAGCGAAATTACGTATCGGGACGCGGGACTTAATCTGGACACCTACGAGGAAACCCTCGAAGGCATTCGCCCGCTGATGCTTCGCACCCAGGATCGCACGCGGGTGCTTGATGGCTTTGGTGGCTTTGCCAGCCTATTTGACCTCGATCCCAATCGCTGGCTGTTCAACCGCAAATATCGTAAGCCCGTCCTGGTCACCTGCACCGACGGCGTCGGCACCAAGCTGAAAATCGCCACGATGATGGACCGCTACGAAACGGTCGGCATCGACCTCGTCGCCATGTCCGTCAACGACGCGCTCTGCACCGGGGCCGAGCCGCTCGTCTTCCTCGACTACCTCGCCATGCCCAAAGACGATCCCACGCTCACCAAGCGGCTGATGGTCGGCATGAGCGAAGGCTGCATGCAGGCCCAATGCTCACTTACGGGCGGCGAGACGGCCATTCTGCCCGATTTCTATGCACCCGGCGATTTTGACATGGCCGGCTTCTGCGTCGGCGTCGTGGACAAAGACCGCATCATCGACGGCAAACAAATCCAAGTCGGCGACGCCGTCATCGGCCTGGAATCCAGCGGCATTCATTCCAACGGTTACAGCCTCGTTCGCAAGCTCGCTTTCGACATCGCCAAACTCGGCGTTCACGATCGCGTCCCCGAACTCAGTCAAACCGTGGGCGAAACGCTGCTCACCCCCACCCGAATCTACGTTCAAGCAGTGCATGCCATCCTGCGGAATTACCCCGTGAAAAAACGGGTCGTTCGTGGCTTGGCCCACATCACCGGCGGCGGATTGGTGGACAACGTCCCCCGAATCCTCCCCCCCGGTCGCCGCGTCTTCCTGAAGCGCGGCTCGTGGCCCATTCCGCCAGTCTTCACCTGGCTGCAAGGCATCGGCAATGTTCCGCAGGCCGAAATGGACCGCGTTTTCAATATGGGCATCGGGTTTGTCATGGTCGTCGCCCCCTATTTCGCGGAGAGCATCATCCGCCAACTCGCCGCCGAGGGAGTCCCTGCTCACCTCATCGGCGAAGTCCGAGAAGGCGAACCGGCCGTGGAATGGGTCAGCTAA